The following nucleotide sequence is from Malania oleifera isolate guangnan ecotype guangnan chromosome 4, ASM2987363v1, whole genome shotgun sequence.
ggtctgatcagccctcctctacccatatctgataaGGAgcatgtccactcgtgggctctatgccattgacctttataccacatattatctaaataggtggttgcactctataaactgtatgtaactacggtaccgtgctctgtaaactgtatggtccaacaaggtatgatactatataatacacttttatatacaatctatctgttttaccatgattctgtataactatattaaccatgacgctgtaataaattatatttctgtatcaattgtatttctgtataaactgtatttctatatgtcatgattctgtaaaactatataatcatggtactatgaaaactgtaaaTACATTTCTCTATCAGTATGTACTGTAAATAtgatcctgaaaatactataaaacatcaTTCTGTttaaatgctgtaaaacataATTCTGTAAGAAGCTGTATAAAATTATGTGCTATATCagtactctcatgccacacaattaaaattcattaaacataattCTATAAGCTGTATAAATTCCTGCTCTGAAAACCCAtgaacatatactatattttattagTAAAAATCCCTACTataactagcatagcatatttcccttaccttaactttgaaaagtccCTATGATAAATTGGCTTAACCcttgcagggcctcctacacaacaccctgaaaccaacatatgttagaacataatatcagtatttttccgcctacattatttcctataactgctataaggccaaaaagggactaaaaggtcttaccctgaatttgggataaaatccaactctattttcccGACAATCTGCTCTGGCAGATTCGCAGAGAACTCCACcacgagcgtcgtggtggctttggatcgtcaatccggtgattggtggggccgaaatcgaagagagaagggagagagtggcgtaaagagagagagctcggtgaaaaatgataaaatatccCGATTTCCCtccatttatactgccagattcgccgacgagacacgtcacctcgtcgacgagtctttcagtaaattcgtcgacgagtccctatattcgttgacaaaattcagagcagctcGGATccgtctctcagtattttctcgtcgacgaagccctgtattcgtcgatgaaccctggaaaatttccttaaaattattttattctccaaaatgcaatgtcgtcgacgaacggtccgtctacggcctccttctgtttttgtatctattttctctccctcttattattattataatgctattattcttcaggtcactacagttcatgttcatagcttaacattacattgcatttcactttacataatcttcaacatttcatcgttcacatttgtcatttcattccattgtcgtTTCATTATCATTTCATTACGTTTTCAtctcattccttcgtactacagctggtctttaggcatcatcagttagtctacagctccttttagctgtcatcagttagtttacacagaagtgtgctaaaatctgctaacatggttgtctttcagctgtcttacatttacatagctgcatttagcatacacaagcaacataatccataacatattttattctcaatactttacttatttaacttgcatttcatacatttaacatatatatttgcacagaatctcatgccacacaatttatcagtaattcatatatatttcccgTAAAATAAGTCAAtccacatttaatatttatatgctgaaaatacatttcgtttcttacataattcctcagaaattatttttcactttcatccgtttactttcacatatacatatctttaTAAGTAtacctaggctcagaaaacacaGTTTTACATGGCtggcattttatacccaaatggaaacatatatatttgaataaacataatccattttaagtCCTAAAGAACCttatttaatatgtaatttccccttacctgaactACGCTGGCaagatccccgaactgatacccgcaacattcacttggaccctggatcaaaaatcctattttaattaaaataaattccaactaactcaaatcttaagaaaaaaaaattaagatttgaaggattaattatataaaaaaaaaatagatagaaGTCGAAGGGAATTTTAATTTGATtaagagaaaaataaatagaagGGAATATTTTTAACAGTATGGATAGTTAGAGTtgtatttcaattttatttttaattttaagaaataatTGGGGAAGAGTAAGTAGAAGCTAAAGGGTGTTTTTAATTAGATTAGAGTAGCTATAGGAGTGTTCTAGGTTTTTAAAAAACCACTTCAAACAGTTCCACATAAGGTAtccaacaaaatatttttcaggagaaaatgaagagaaaacAAGACAGAAGACTCACAAGAAAGCAGTCCAAACCCACTTAAGATTACGAATACTATATTTTCTGAATTAAAGTAAAAGATAagtaaataaactaaaatatatcCAAATGTCCAACACCAAAGTTATCAAAAGTTACAAACTTGGATGGAGCCAAGTGAAGCAATTTACTGGGCTAGAGTAGACTGTTCAATCTGCATGAGTTGTTTTGCTGCATCAATCATTGTTGGCCTATCTTCTACTGTTAAATTGATGCACCTCAGGGCAACTGttgcaaaatcctgcaactgctgCTCCATCCCAGGCCTTCCAGCTGCCTCTCTCAATACTACAGGATCCACACTCTCACTCAACCTGTTGTTCTCAACAAAATACTTTGCGGGGTTGGATACTTCATCAAGATCATCTATATTCCAATCAATTTTGCGCCAGACGTCCTTTTGTCCAGTCAAAAGCACCAGCAGAAGCATACCAAAAGAATAAACATCAGCTTTCTCGGTCAAAAAACAGGTAGTAATGTGCTCTGGTGCCATGAATCCATACGTTCGAGAGACAACATCAACTTTTACTTGTGTTTCGCCTTCAGGAATGGATACGGAAAGAGAGAAGTTATACAATTTGGCAGAATTACTTTGATCCAGAATAATGTTCTCAAGGTTAATGTCCCTGTGGATGATGGGTGTGGGAAGGGCAGTGTGTAGGTATGCAACTGCAGTTGCTACGTCCACTGCAACCCTCAACCTGCATTTCCATGGTAGAGGCTGCCACTCTGGTTCGTGGGAACCATAAAGACAAAGGCCCAAAGTTCCCTTAATTTCTGCAAAATCGAACACTAGAATAGGGATTTCGGTCTCCAAGCAGCATCCTAAGAGCTTCAGAACATTCTTATTAATGCTCATCCAGGATCCAATCACAATATCATTAATAACTGAACTAATATTCGCATCTGGTGAATATTCCTTAATGCAAATTGGTCTACCCTGAAGAGAGCCCTTGAAGAGTGCATGAAAGCCATCTTTTTTAAAAGCATGGCCTCGGTCACAGATGTCTTTTGCTTTTTTCAGTTCTTCGACAAAGAAGCACCGGATAGGACAACATTTTCCATAAGAAGAAGCAATCACCTCTTTGAGTAACATTGCACCATTCTTTTCAACATTTTGCATCAATGCTGTCTCAGCTGTCGCTTCTTTTCTCCTATTTCTTTTCAAGCATGCAGTAAACATGTTTCTATTTGCAAGCCATCAAACGACCAAGAAGTTTTGGCTTTAAAATAGGCTTCATTTTTGTATGAAAATCTACTATTCATTgagaaaattcaatttttttaatatatatatataagatttgtgGAGGCAAAAGTGTTTTGGTGAAAAAAAGGGCATCAGCTGCCTGCCTTCAAATTGATAGACCAAAATTTTGATCTCTattagaacttttttttttttttttttttttgcgggtGATATTTTTTGGTTAATTGAATAAATTGAGATTTCCTTTGTGAAAAATTGAATGAGAAAGCTAGGTCTGGGACCAATGAGTTATTTTTCTTGTTCTTCCAacaatttcaaaaaagaaaaagaaaataaagaaattacaGCCAAACATAAACCACAAATATACCAGATAAAGAGTAGGGACATCAAACATATGAAATGAAAACTAGCATATGAACCAGACTTCACCTatgataaaattaaaacaaaacatAAATAGAAACAAGATAAAGGTTCGAGAATCCATGAATAAACACAGCCAAATTCAAACTTCCATTCAATTCTCTTTCAATTTCCAGTGGTAAAGAATTCTTTCAAAGCCGTTACAGACGAAAGAAGAAATCAAATTACGCATAAGAAAAAATCATCCATAAGTGAAATAAATTCCTAAGCACAAACGATCTTTGATAGAGAGAGTGAAAAGAGATGCACCTTTTTAATTTGAAGGTCAGAAATATAGATATGATCCAATGCCTGATGTGCCCACTGTCCTTGCTGGTGAAAGAAAGAGAGGAAAATAAAGAGAACTAGCACGAAAATTATGCTCTTTAATATTTTAGCCCATTTGACCAAGGATTCTTCCTTTTAATTTCTTGGAAAGTTCATGTGCTCTTCTATGCAACCACTTGTTCCTTCTTGCTGACCGAAGAAGACTTGGAGTTTTTTCCCtgtttatatcttttttttttaaaatatattgaataataccctaaaaaaatatatattaaataataccctattctgataaatatttttcagaataaatctaacataatctcgctacttggttcaagaagatttaaacaaatctcgctgaaccaagtagcgagatttgccacatgTCACGCTCAAGATAAAcataagcaaatctcgctacttggtctaATGAGATTTGCTTGGTTTAGAGCAAATTGAGCTGCTATTTAAATTTCGCTACTTAGTGCAgttaaatttgtttaaatctcattgcaccaagtagcgagatttgctgtgcatatgatattttttgtgttctacttatttatttatttagtataataatgattaattaaattatttgaggaaagaatcatttattaatttaaattttcacatagaataaattacattttgtaatttagttaaaaatattatttttatcataaattaatataatagttATACATTACAAATATACACTAATAGCaagattatatttaattaaacagggaaatcttctattattttattgagtagaaaatatttaaatattaattaaaaataattattattgaaattgttaactaCGAATCTTcataattctaattttttttctttttttatttcttctggCTTCCTTCCCTTCCACAAAATCTTGGATGCAAATAGAGCCTAACAATTTTGTTCGTTTTACAAATCTACAAAATCATACAAGAAATGACCCTCATTTGAGAATTTTTGAAGACTTTAGTTTTAGATCCCAGTGCCTATTTATTTGCACGGTTAAGAGGAACTTATTGTTGTCTCCTTTCTTAGTAACACCTTGCACCATGCAAAACAACCCCCCACAAGGCAAAAGAAACTAGCAAACAACATCGATGCTACCTTACTCTATCTAAGAATACCATTCCAAATATCACTTGGAAATCATCCATCAGCACTATGAAATTTGTATGTCCCACCCACTGTTCAAGCTTcatagtcacttgcttggctacttcTATAATACACTGAGCCGTGGAACTAACCACTTCTATACATCCTAAGTCCTCCAAGTTCAAGTTGTGTCTCTATGCTTCTGGCTTTGAGACAAAGTTATGTGTAGCCCTAGTTTCCACCATTGTAGAGGTCCTCTTCCCATTGTTTCGGAGATCCAGAAACATAAAGACATACACTTGGGTAACTTTTGGTCCTTTTTCCTACCTCTCCAACACGTTGAGTAACTGCACTACACACATCCTCGGGGTCATCCTCATCATCTCCAGCTGCCCCTCTACAATGGAAGCTTGCAAGACATTGAGTGATGACTTGTGATGGCAATCAACAACTTTGTGAGGGCCTCAACATAGTTAGTCAAGGCCCAATCTCATCCAATGGCGATAAACTAGGCGAAGGCCCAATCTCATCTAGTACTACACACAGAAACTCCTTGGACATTTTCCCATCTTGATCATTTGGTACTGTTTTCAAAGCTGCCTACAATGACTGCATTGAAAAGattgaaaaacatatttcaaacaacTACAACTAGAAAAGATTGGATATTTGCATCTAGGCACGTCGCAAttaggagtttgcccttgtacttaccgtacaagtgtgtcccatccaCACATATGACGGGAGGGCAGTGATCAAAATCCTGAAAAGATGCTGCAAATGATCAAAATACGGATACCAAGGTTGGAGTGTTCCCGCTACCTGAAACAGGACTCTACCTCCATCTGACTATAGTCCCAGGATTGCATGtgcacatcgcttccatccacttagGCAACGTTTGATAGGACTTCTCCCAATCgtcgaatacttgggcaattgccttctttTTGCACAATCAAACCTTCTTATACAAGATCGAATATCCAAAGCGAAAATCTATAAAGTCCTTCAATGTGGCGATCGATGTCAACGCATCTCCCCTTATCATATCACTATCTTTCTAGTAATGAGGGAtaatgtgatttggttatggtttTGTGAGAGAAGTTCGTTCAAACACGTGTGCGGACCggcatattgggtgatttcgaataatcGATGTTTCATCTTATACATTACAAGCAATCTCCATCCGCAATCATgctccttacacctagcaacccataacTCTAGGGTAGATCGCACAatgtggaagtcatggtgggtttaAGCGTGATGCATTCGCACTACCATGATCAACTGATCCTTCGACTCAAAGAGCATCCCCCTACTCAGCTCAGAGGATTCATCCCAACAAGTCACTCGCATAGGAAGCTCATCTGCCGCAGTTAAATCTATAGCATCTACGTCAATATTACTGTGCATCGGAGGCTCGTCCATGAACTGGGCAGTGTACGTGGCATCATCAATTTCACCAGGGGGGTGGGTTCACATCATTGGGGAACTCATTTAACCTTTCACCAATTTCCTGCTCGTACGTGTCTTTATCTTGAAGATTAACATTGTTCGTAATGTTCATTCCCTCGTCCAATGCGTCattcgcaatggcgaacaacgatcCTAGACCCTCTGTCGAGACTTCCTCGCAACCTCCCCGTAGATACGTGTCAGGAACAGGTGTTTTGTACGTCAACGACTCAAACGACAATCTCGGATATTCATTAAAATCCACAGTAGGCATACCACCAACCTCCGCACTCATATAAATATGACAtgtttgttgggtgtcttcctcTACTTCATCCAAATGCTCGGCAGGCGCCTTTGGCTACCTAGCTGCAGTTACACCCATTTGAAGAATGGTTTCGATATATAATTGCATAGTTAAATATGTCAgacctacgcagtgtgcatccaataCAATGCACAGATCATAATCATGAGATATGGGAACAGCCTCGTAAAGGACTGTACTCGCAAAGGGTATCTTACaatcacccgcaatgcatattgatctggatcaatatgaaaatatttgtatattttcgtatataatttatttaatttacacctatggccaattcgaattggtcgaaCGGGGTTACCTACAGCGTTGCATaggcagaatgtcatatgggttgTAGTCGATCCACTACCaaagactacacatttcattccaatcagagttagctatGCTCTTAATCGGTTGGCTGAGTTGTATGTGCGGGAGATTGAACAACTCCATGGTGTCACCATTCCTATTGTTTCCGAtcgagatccacgttttacatctcatttcttaaagagtCTACAGGATACCTTGGGATCACAATTGATGATTAGTACATCTTTTTACCTACATACGGATGGACAgtttgagaggactattcagacgttagagcatatgttgcgagcttgtgtactggactttggtgatagttggatacggtatctaccgcttgttgagtttgcgtataacagtagttaccaggctagcatagagatgacaccttaccaagcattgtatggtcgtcgATGTCGATCTTCGTTGTACCAGAATCAAGTAGGTGAGTGGCAGATACAAGGTCTGGAACTGATTCGGCAGACCTCTGCAAGGCTCGAGTTGATTAGGAGGAATAAGGCAACTCAAAGTcggacagaagagttatgctgactcGCCGACGACGAAAGCTAGAGTCGAAGGTAGGCAATATGGTATTCTTGAAGATCGTCTCGATGAAAGGGGTATTTTTGCGGTGAGGAAGAAGGGAAGTAAGTCCTTGGTAGAttgggccttttgagatcctggaaaggcTAGGTTCGGTGCCTACTCGAGTGGCATTGgcccccagcactatccagagtccCGACGTGTGCAgtgtcagtgctgaggaagtacgtgtcaaaTCCATCAACAACATGAGAGGTTACgagcctctagagatcagtgatttAATCATATGAGGAGTACCAGTACGGTATTAGATCGGAAAGTTCCCGCAGTTACGAACTAAGGGAAATATTGCTAGTGACGGGTGGATGGCGTAACCATGCCGTGGAGGAAGCTTACAGGGACTAGAGGTGAGCGATCCGCCCCTAAAGTACCTTGCAGATGATGTGTATGCTACGTAAGTAATGTATAGTATATAGTggttagatattaaataatacgGTTTTCAGGAGGAGTGTTGAAGTGTATGTAATATCTGAAACATCATGTTGTAATCACGGTCTTCTCCACCTAAGTGAGGGGTATTAGTAAATAGAAACTTGGGCCGGAAGCTACTGGTGGGTGGACTGTTTGACTCTCTGTAAGACTGAGCTGTAAGTGTTAGGAATAGCGTAGTATCGTATtgcaaaatttcgaggacgaaatttttataaggaatggagattgtagagacccgaacccttaaataaaaataaataagaaaagggagtTTCAGTAGGGTTTCTCGACGAAGCCAGTATACTCTCGATGAAGTCCCTTTAGttcttcgtcgccaaaattcaaGGCCTCttcgacgaagaaatactgagcAAACCAAGAAAATATTCGGATGGAGTTTGTCAACGAAGAAAAAGCTTCGTTCGCGAACAGTACAggtggtttgtcgatgaaggggccacttcatcaacgaattttactcaatcaaaggctctataaatatcattttttggTTGCTTAAAGGGTAAGAAAATcgaaaagctctctctctctctatgatcctTCACCGTTTGTCGTCTATTTCTACGATCAAAAGTTTCTGCGTGGATTAGGGAaggaaactctacaattataAGATCAGATTGTCATTTTAAGGATTTTCagaattttccctaaaatcgaggtaaggatcggAAGTGTTAGTTCGGTATATATAAGTAGTagttgagattatagtgaagtattgttcttcgatttttaggattttaggtttttgtGTAGTTGTTTTGGATCAATAAGCTCGTGTTTCTGTTTTCGAGATTAAGGTAatgggatttgtttacatcagtattttgaaaaaaaaaaaaaaaaaacccactgATATGTgctatattatttattatatgttaCTTATTGAATGCTTATTGTAAAATTTTACCAGGTAAAAATATCATTCTTACAGTTTCACGATTTTCACTATTGGCAAAAatgggttttggcatatgattccAAATTTATTACACCTACTTTATTAGCACTAAAACTAACGTacgagatgcttgaaactcttaatagcagcAAAAAATGATATTTACGAAACCgcttatatgaaatgtatatttgacCAAATAAAGTGTGAGTATGTATATGAAGTGATTATAACTGCTTTGAGATGCATGTATATGAACTATagggactaaggttccaagtaGTTATCAGAAAATGGCagaaaacaggtgtcggttagATCCGGCCAATTAATGGAAAAAGGGTAAAATTCAAGAGGTTTGAGCCGGTTTTACCATAGTATGACTGGaatgtatgcatgaatgagattatGGAAAACATGggattgcacaggttattatgttttaatgtaaattatatatatgatattgggaccgcagtttgtctcaatagtatatgaagccttaaaaaagCTTATATATGTAGGCTCGGTATTGTTGCCAAAacagaggtacagtgcaaccacacgcagttattttttagtgtgggtacctagtagtaggcttcGTAAGATGGGTTACTagtcaaaagggatcagggtggtgatggccaagtcggACTGCAATATGTTATGATGCTTGACAATGCCTACACGAACAAGGCTCGATCAATGTTTTCTTATCTCACAACCCTTGCCACGGGGAGTTACTGgtatagttatgatagtttcaagttagacggtgttctaaatatgcatatacattatttaaaagctttaatgggcaaagtcataggtttgagtaccgggtGGAAGGATTGTACAGTATATgcgcctgtaccctaccctaacctcaggaactctcacttgtaatgatgctggGTTATACATTATCAGgaatttatatatgtactatatatattacagtattgagaatgtgcaacCTGTGTAACTGTTTTCAAATAAGAATATAACTGTACAGttacacactaatgtaatatcttcctccttactgagaagtgtctcaccccaatcttacaacctcaCTTTAGCAGTTTCAGGAAATAGGTCCTAGTCGTCTAGAGAGGCTGGGGGCGTAGGGTTCTGTTAGTTAACGTAAGTTTCTATATAAGTACTGGGTTGTTAGCGTGATTgactttttgggaatgtaatacaatttatgttttacgtatggatgaatgtatgtaaggacTAGTTACATACactggtatgtctattagaatccatattaatgtttatgttttccacaatATATGTGAGTACAGATCATTATTAAATACTCATATGTCACTGTTTAGGGCgggtagttatgtatgttatcaggatttgtacaagatatgtatgtatagtagaaCTCTAGGACTGTATTAAGGGTCGGGGCATAACAATGTATCTATAATGGTTATTGAAAAGTCTCCCAATCAAGATATATTGAAATAATGAGATCCATTTAATTATTGTACATTCACCTTGGAGGAAGGGAAAAgtcatatgtatatttatgactCTTTGATGAATTGGGTCTCTTATGGATTTCTATATAAAGGGCTCCTAGTTCATCTTACCACTCAATAATCAAGTTTGGTAGAATCTCCAtcactaagtcaaacataagagTGAGTGAGAGAAGAAAAGATTAAGTAGTTTTCCACGTGATAGAGACTTGACCAACAAAAATAGAACGGAAAAAGAGCTAAATGCATCTAAGTTCGATTATCTCGGTGAAAATATCGTAAGGTATATTTTGAATTTCTTTCCTTATCTTTATTTCACCATTGTTCATAAAACAAGTTGAAGATCCTTCTTGTGGAAATTTTCTAACATATCTATTTTCTAATATTAAATATTAGAGATCACTATTCCAGCAAATTCAGGTGCATTAGGTCCATAATTGAATtccaacaaaatattttttttcacaagaaaatgaagagaaaacAAAAGAGAAGACTCACAATAAAGCGGTCCAAACCCAGTTAAGATTACAAATACTATTTTTTCGGAATCCAagtaaaagataaataaataaactaaaatatacCCAAATGTCCAACACCAAAGTTATCAAAAATTACAAATTTGGATGGAGCCTTCAATCTGCTTGAGTTGTTTTGCTGCATGAATCATTGTTGGCCTATCTTCAACTGTTAAATGGCAACTGttgcaaaatcctgcaactgctgCTCCACCTCGGCCCTTCCAGCTGCTTCTTCCAATACTACGGGATCCACAATCTCACTCAACCtgttgttttcaacaaaatacTTTGCGGGGTTGGATACTTCATCAAGATCATCTATATCCCTAGCAATTAGGCTCCAGAAGTACCTTTGTCCAGTCAAAAGCACCAGCAGAAGCATACCAAAAGAATAAACATCAGCTTTCTCAGTCAAACAACTGGTAGTTATGTACTCTGGTGCAATGAATCCATACGTTCCAGTGACAACATCAACTTTTACTTGTGTTTCGCCTTCAGGAATGGATACGCAAAAAGAGAAATCAGACAATTTGGTAAAATTACTTTGATCCAGAATAATGTTCTCAGGCTTAATGTTCCTGTGGATGATGGGTCTGGGAAGGGCAGTGTGTAGGTATGCAACTGCATTTGCTACGTCCACTGCGACCCTTAACCTGCATTTCCATGGTAGAGGCTGCCACTCTGCTCCGGAGGACCCAAAAAGACTATAGCTCAAAGTTCCCTTAATCTCTGCAAACTCGAACACTGGAATAGGGATTTCGGTCTCCAAGCAGCATCCTAAGAGCTTCAGAACATTCTTTTGAATGCTCATACAGGATGCAATCACAATCTCTTTAATAACTGAACTAATATTCATAGATGGTGAATATTCCTTAATGCAAATTGGTCTACCCTGAAGAGAGCCCTTATAGAGTGTATAATGGCCATCTATTGTTAAAACATGGCGTTGGTCACAGATGTTTATTGCTTTTTTCAGCTCTTCGACAGAGAAGCACCGGATAGGACAACATTTTCCATAAGAAGAAGCAATCACCTCTTTGAGTAACATTGCACCATTTTGCTTCAATGCTGTCTCAGCAGTCGCTTCTTTTCTCCTATTTCTTTTCAAGCATGCAGTCAACATGTTTCTATTTGCAAGCCATCAAACAACCAAGAAGTTTTGGCCTTAAAAATCAGATAAGGTGCAAAGATATACAATTAAAGTAATTACATACAATTGGCTTCATTTTTGTATGAAAATCTACTATTCATTgagaaaattcaatttttttaaatatatataaaagatttgTGGAGGCAAAAGTGTTTTGGTGAAGAAAAGGGCATCAGCTGCCTGCCTTCAAATTGATAGACCAAAATTTTGATCTCTATTAgaaccttttcttttttttttttgcaggtgATATTTTTTGGTTAATTGAATAAATTGAGATTTCCTTTGTGAAAAATTAAATGAGAAAGCTAGGTTTGGGACCAATGAGTTATTTTTCTTGTTCTTCCAacaatttcaaaaaagaaaaagaaaataaagaaattacaGCCAAACATAAACCACAAATATACCAAATAAAGAGTAGGGACAtcaaatatatgaaatgaaaacTAGCATATGAACCAGACTTCACCTATggtaaaataaaaacaaaacataaaTAGAAACAAGATAAAGGTTTGAGAATTCATGAATAAACACAGCCAAATTCAAACTTCCATTCATTTCCAGTTGTAAAGAATTCTTTCAAAGTCGTTACAGATGAAAGAAGAAATCAAATTGGGCATAAGAAAAAATCATCCATAAGCGAAATAAATTCCTAAGGATAAACGATCTTTGATAGAGAGAGTGAAAGGAGATGCACCTTTTTAATTTGAAGGTCTGAAATATAGACATGATCCAATGCCTGATGTGCCCACTGTCCTTACTGGtgaa
It contains:
- the LOC131153439 gene encoding non-functional pseudokinase ZRK2-like → MSIFQTFKLKRNMLTACLKRNRRKEATAETALKQNGAMLLKEVIASSYGKCCPIRCFSVEELKKAINICDQRHVLTIDGHYTLYKGSLQGRPICIKEYSPSMNISSVIKEIVIASCMSIQKNVLKLLGCCLETEIPIPVFEFAEIKGTLSYSLFGSSGAEWQPLPWKCRLRVAVDVANAVAYLHTALPRPIIHRNIKPENIILDQSNFTKLSDFSFCVSIPEGETQVKVDVVTGTYGFIAPEYITTSCLTEKADVYSFGMLLLVLLTGQRYFWSLIARDIDDLDEVSNPAKYFVENNRLSEIVDPVVLEEAAGRAEVEQQLQDFATVAI
- the LOC131153438 gene encoding serine/threonine-protein kinase ZRK1-like isoform X1 — its product is MFTACLKRNRRKEATAETALMQNVEKNGAMLLKEVIASSYGKCCPIRCFFVEELKKAKDICDRGHAFKKDGFHALFKGSLQGRPICIKEYSPDANISSVINDIVIGSWMSINKNVLKLLGCCLETEIPILVFDFAEIKGTLGLCLYGSHEPEWQPLPWKCRLRVAVDVATAVAYLHTALPTPIIHRDINLENIILDQSNSAKLYNFSLSVSIPEGETQVKVDVVSRTYGFMAPEHITTCFLTEKADVYSFGMLLLVLLTGQKDVWRKIDWNIDDLDEVSNPAKYFVENNRLSESVDPVVLREAAGRPGMEQQLQDFATVALRCINLTVEDRPTMIDAAKQLMQIEQSTLAQ
- the LOC131153438 gene encoding serine/threonine-protein kinase ZRK1-like isoform X2 gives rise to the protein MQNVEKNGAMLLKEVIASSYGKCCPIRCFFVEELKKAKDICDRGHAFKKDGFHALFKGSLQGRPICIKEYSPDANISSVINDIVIGSWMSINKNVLKLLGCCLETEIPILVFDFAEIKGTLGLCLYGSHEPEWQPLPWKCRLRVAVDVATAVAYLHTALPTPIIHRDINLENIILDQSNSAKLYNFSLSVSIPEGETQVKVDVVSRTYGFMAPEHITTCFLTEKADVYSFGMLLLVLLTGQKDVWRKIDWNIDDLDEVSNPAKYFVENNRLSESVDPVVLREAAGRPGMEQQLQDFATVALRCINLTVEDRPTMIDAAKQLMQIEQSTLAQ